From the genome of Phytohabitans rumicis, one region includes:
- a CDS encoding ATP-binding cassette domain-containing protein: protein MVGREVSQLFPKEETRAGEVLLDVRHLTRDGVFEDVSFAVRGGEIVALAGLVGAGRSEVVRAVFGVDRYDSGEIRVGGTRLPRGRPAAAMAAGVALVPEDRRQQGLVMELSIERNATLTRRWSLSRLGLLGRGAERRAAQTWTRRLQVKAGRLADPVSTLSGGNQQKVVLAKWLSTMPKVLIVDEPTRGIDVGTKAEVHRLMSQLAGEGVAVLMVSSELPEVLGMADRVLVMHEGRLVSEIAREAADEESVMLAATGQGAKS, encoded by the coding sequence ATGGTCGGTCGGGAGGTGTCCCAGCTCTTCCCGAAGGAGGAGACGCGGGCCGGTGAGGTGCTCCTGGACGTGCGCCACCTGACCCGCGACGGCGTCTTCGAGGACGTCAGCTTCGCGGTGCGCGGTGGGGAGATCGTCGCGCTGGCCGGCCTGGTCGGTGCGGGTCGCAGCGAGGTGGTCCGGGCGGTGTTCGGCGTCGACCGGTACGACTCGGGCGAGATCCGGGTCGGCGGCACGCGCCTGCCGCGGGGGCGGCCGGCGGCGGCGATGGCGGCCGGGGTGGCGCTGGTGCCGGAGGACCGCCGCCAGCAGGGCCTGGTGATGGAGCTGTCGATCGAGCGCAACGCCACGCTGACCCGCCGCTGGTCGCTGTCCCGGCTCGGCCTGCTGGGCCGCGGGGCGGAACGGCGCGCCGCGCAGACGTGGACGCGGCGGTTGCAGGTCAAGGCCGGCCGGCTGGCCGACCCGGTGTCCACATTGTCCGGTGGCAACCAGCAGAAGGTGGTGCTGGCCAAGTGGCTGTCCACGATGCCGAAGGTGTTGATCGTGGACGAGCCGACCCGGGGCATCGACGTGGGCACGAAGGCGGAGGTGCACCGGCTGATGTCGCAGCTGGCCGGTGAGGGCGTGGCCGTGCTGATGGTCTCCAGCGAGTTGCCGGAGGTGTTGGGCATGGCGGACCGCGTGCTGGTCATGCACGAGGGCCGGCTGGTCTCGGAGATCGCCCGGGAGGCCGCCGACGAGGAGTCGGTGATGCTGGCCGCGACCGGTCAGGGGGCGAAGTCGTGA
- a CDS encoding ABC transporter permease, whose protein sequence is MTTATKPAPGPTRARGDVRGAHRLFVVRELGIALALILLITVTTISNPRFLNAQGRKDLMLGATILVVLAVGQAIVVITRNVDLSVGSVLGLSAFATGKLFLAMPDAPIVLALLAGVGLGLLCGIVNGALIAVARVPALVVTLGTLYVFRGIDYSWAAGQQINAADMPRGFKNMGTQTLLGVPVLALFAVVVLLVAGFYLRNYRSGRELYAIGSDPAAARLSGIPVGKRVFAAMAVSGGLAGLAGVLYAARFGTLDAAAGTGIELNVVAAVVVGGVAIFGGSGSVYGAALGAVLLSTIGAALPVLRIDPFWQQAVVGALILAAIGLDRALTARIAHRLRGRRARGA, encoded by the coding sequence GTGACCACCGCGACCAAGCCGGCCCCCGGCCCCACTCGAGCGCGCGGCGACGTACGGGGCGCCCACCGGCTGTTCGTGGTGCGGGAGCTGGGCATCGCCCTCGCCCTCATCCTCCTGATCACGGTGACGACGATCTCCAACCCGCGGTTCCTGAACGCGCAGGGCCGCAAGGACCTGATGCTCGGCGCGACCATCCTGGTCGTGCTGGCCGTCGGGCAGGCCATCGTCGTCATCACCCGCAACGTCGACCTGTCCGTCGGCTCGGTGCTGGGGCTGTCCGCGTTCGCGACCGGCAAGCTCTTCCTGGCGATGCCGGACGCGCCCATCGTGCTGGCCCTGCTGGCCGGTGTCGGCCTGGGCCTGCTGTGCGGAATCGTCAACGGCGCGCTGATCGCGGTCGCCCGCGTCCCGGCCCTCGTGGTCACCCTCGGCACGCTGTACGTGTTCCGCGGCATCGACTACTCGTGGGCGGCCGGGCAGCAGATCAACGCGGCCGACATGCCGCGCGGGTTCAAGAACATGGGCACACAGACCCTGCTCGGGGTGCCGGTGCTGGCGTTGTTCGCGGTCGTGGTGCTGCTGGTCGCCGGGTTCTACCTGCGCAACTACCGCTCGGGCCGGGAGCTGTACGCGATCGGGTCGGACCCGGCCGCGGCCCGGCTGTCCGGGATCCCGGTCGGCAAGCGGGTCTTCGCCGCGATGGCGGTCTCCGGCGGGCTGGCCGGTCTGGCCGGCGTGCTGTACGCGGCCCGGTTCGGCACCCTCGACGCCGCCGCCGGCACCGGCATCGAGCTGAACGTGGTCGCCGCCGTCGTCGTGGGCGGGGTGGCCATCTTCGGCGGCTCCGGCTCGGTGTACGGGGCGGCGCTGGGCGCGGTGCTGCTGTCCACGATCGGTGCCGCGCTGCCGGTACTGCGGATCGACCCGTTCTGGCAGCAGGCGGTCGTCGGCGCGCTGAT